One stretch of Arachis hypogaea cultivar Tifrunner chromosome 20, arahy.Tifrunner.gnm2.J5K5, whole genome shotgun sequence DNA includes these proteins:
- the LOC140183270 gene encoding uncharacterized protein: MKYDGTKDPQEHLTAFKARMNLEGAADAVRCRAFPVTLAGPVIKWFNALPNGSITSFHDISRKFMAQFTTRITKAKHPISLLGVTQKQDESTRKYLNRFNDECLTVDGLTDSVASLCLTNGLMNEDFRKYLTTKPVWTMHEIQNVARENPERLPRTSHKRRQAPRVRQNHQRTKTHGKRQVTRKRRTQPENTKTTPRESPEDDSTIIVNVITGKDVSGKSKSTLKKDLKVLAIRNQAPTTTADKTITFLPEDCQHGTSAEDTPFVISARIGIGLVRRILVDTGADSNILFRGAFDKLRLRNDNLQTHRNGVTGLGDNFLKPDGSITLPLPIGTSNQRKTILSEFVVLNDSTAYNVILGRKTINDFSAIIFTKYLLMKFITEDGSIGTIHGDREVTAECDNTSLALRKKSRDAAGIFLANLDARQDG; this comes from the exons ATGAAGTATGACGGAACCAAAGACCCCCAAGAACACCTAACGGCCTtcaaggccaggatgaacctagaaggagcggCCGACGCAGTCCGATGCAGAGCTTTCCCGGTAACCCTAGCAGGACCGGTAATCAAATGGTTCAATGCCCTCCCTAACGGATCCATAACCAGTTTCCACGACATTTCGCGAAAGTTCATGGCCCAATTTACAACCAGAATCACCAAAGCTAAACACCCCATCAGCCTGCTAGGGGTCACACAGAAACAGGACGAATCCACACGGAAATACCTCAACCGCTTCAATGATGAATGCCTAACAGTAGACGGACTCACAGATTCCGTCGCAAGCCTCTGTTTAACCAACGGGCTCATGAACGAAGATTTCCGCAAGTACCTTACCACCAAACCAGTGtggaccatgcacgagatccagaaCGTTGCCAGAGAAAATCCAGAACG ACTCCCTCGAACAAGCCATAAGAGACGGCAAGCTCCCAGAGTTcgccaaaatcatcagagaaccaaaACGCACGGAAAGAGACAGGTCACCAGAAAGAGAAGGACGCAACCCGAGAACACAAAAACAACCCCCAGGGAAAGCCCAGAAGACGACTCGACCATAATAGTAAACGTTATCACAGGCAAAGACGTATCAGGCAAGTCAAAATCAACACTAAAGAAGGACCTCAAAGTCCTGGCCATCAGAAACCAAGCCCCAACTACCACCGCCGACAAAACGATAACCTTTCTACCTGAGGACTGCCAGCACGGTACCTCGGCCGAAGACACACCTTTTGTCATCTCGGCGAGAATCGGAATAGGACTAGTCCGAAGAATACTGGTGGACACCGGCGCAGACTCCAACATCCTCTTTCGaggagccttcgacaagctcagGCTCCGCAACGACAATCTCCAAACACACCGCAACGGCGTCAcgggactcggagacaacttccTCAAACCAGACGGTTCCATCACCCTCCCCCTCCCCATAGGGACAAGCAACCAAAGGAAGACAATCCTATCCGAATTTGTGGTTCTAAACGACTCCACCGCCTACAACGTCATCctcggaagaaaaacaatcaatgaCTTCTCTGCCATCATATTTACCAAATACCTCCTTATGAAATTCATAACGGAAGACGGCTCCATCGGTACTATCCACGGAGACCGGGAAGTCACAGCAGAATGTGACAACACCAGCCTAGCTTTACGGAAGAAGTCTCGCGACGCGGCCGGAATATTCCTAGCCAACCTGGACGCCCGGCAAGACGGCTAG
- the LOC112784318 gene encoding BEL1-like homeodomain protein 1: protein MATYFHGNSEIQAPSSADGLQTLVLMNPPPPPPPAPAAYIHYPDAPPPSHAPANLLFLNSSATGNNSFSPHAPPPHTQQFVGIPLSSQDINHHHDVSALHGFLHRMQYNPWTTMDPTSAARETPRAQQGLSLSLSSQQAGLGSFRDVAPQALSGDEICGGRSTSSASAVTNGGSSIQSVILSSKYLKAAHELLEEVVNVNNAELATKKMMKTVGESSTAASGDGSIGGEGSGKRSSELSSAERQEISMKKAKLLSMLDEVEQRYRQYQQQMEVVVSSFEQAAGIGSGRTYTALALQTISKQFRCLKDAITRQIKGANKSLGEEEGSRLKYVDHHLRQQRALQQLGMIQHNAWRPQRGLPERSVSLLRAWLFEHFLHPYPKDSDKHMLAKQTGLTRSQVSNWFINARVRLWKPMVEEMYAEEMKDATTSDDKSNNTNNQDPSTKIADKLPTSETESDKQDHNAPMVSPVEGNMRNQPGFSFIMGSSELEGITQHQQGNSPKKPRINNNEALHSSQSNIPSMNMMDVKPNEQGRQGYSFMGNQTNFISGFGQYPSIGDMDRFDPEQFTTPPPRFSGNGVSLTLGLDSLPGTHHQSFLPNQNIQLGRSIDIAEPNDFVGAMNTSSSPHNSAAAAFESIGMQNPKRFAAQLLPDFVA, encoded by the exons ATGGCGACGTACTTTCATGGCAATTCAGAAATCCAAGCACCTTCTTCTGCTGATGGACTTCAAACACTTGTTCTCATgaaccctcctcctcctcctcctcctgctCCTGCTGCCTACATCCACTACCCTGACGCGCCACCACCATCTCACGCTCCCGCCAACCTTCTCTTTCTCAACTCTTCCGCCACCGGAAACAACTCCTTCTCCCCTCACGCGCCTCCCCCTCATACTCAACAGTTTGTTGGAATCCCACTCTCCTCGCAGGACATCAACCACCACCACGACGTCTCCGCCCTGCATGGCTTCCTCCACCGCATGCAGTACAACCCCTGGACAACCATGGACCCCACCTCGGCGGCGCGTGAGACCCCACGCGCTCAGCAGGGTCTGTCCCTGAGTCTGTCCTCGCAGCAAGCCGGGTTAGGTTCTTTCAGGGACGTGGCGCCGCAGGCTTTGTCCGGCGACGAGATTTGCGGTGGTCGGTCAACGTCTTCGGCTTCTGCAGTGACGAACGGTGGGTCGAGCATTCAGAGCGTGATTTTGAGCTCAAAGTATCTGAAGGCAGCGCATGAGCTTCTGGAAGAGGTTGTGAATGTTAACAACGCTGAGTTGGCgacgaagaagatgatgaagacagTTGGCGAGTCATCCACTGCAGCGAGCGGAGACGGTTCCATTGGTGGCGAGGGTAGCGGCAAGCGTAGCTCAGAGCTTTCCTCCGCGGAGAGACAAGAAATTTCAATGAAGAAAGCAAAGCTACTGAGCATGCTTGATGAG GTAGAGCAAAGGTACAGACAGTACCAGCAGCAGATGGAGGTGGTGGTGTCATCGTTCGAGCAAGCGGCGGGAATAGGGTCGGGTCGGACATACACGGCGCTTGCATTGCAAACAATTTCGAAGCAGTTTAGGTGCTTGAAGGATGCCATAACAAGGCAGATCAAAGGTGCAAACAAGAGCTTAGGAGAGGAAGAAGGGTCACGCCTTAAATATGTTGACCATCACTTGCGCCAACAGAGAGCTCTCCAACAATTGGGAATGATCCAGCACAATGCTTGGAGACCCCAGAGAGGCTTGCCTGAACGTTCTGTTTCTCTTCTTCGTGCTTGGCTCTTTGAACACTTCCTCCACCCCTATCCCAAGGATTCTGACAAGCACATGCTTGCTAAACAAACTGGCCTTACCAGGAGCCAG GTTTCAAACTGGTTTATAAATGCCCGAGTTCGACTTTGGAAGCCAATGGTCGAAGAAATGTATGCTGAGGAGATGAAGGATGCTACTACTTCTGACGACAAATCAAACAACACCAACAACCAAGACCCTTCAACAAAAATTGCAGACAAACTTCCAACATCTGAAACAGAATCTGATAAACAAGACCACAACGCTCCCATGGTGTCACCAGTTGAAGGGAACATGAGAAACCAACCAGGGTTCAGCTTCATCATGGGATCATCAGAACTAGAAGGAATCACACAACACCAGCAGGGAAATAGTCCCAAGAAACCAAGAATCAACAACAATGAAGCTTTGCATAGTTCCCAAAGTAACATTCCTTCCATGAACATGATGGATGTGAAGCCCAATGAGCAGGGGAGACAAGGTTATTCTTTCATGGGGAACCAAACTAACTTCATTAGCGGTTTTGGACAGTACCCTTCCATTGGTGACATGGATAGGTTTGATCCAGAACAATTCACAACACCACCACCAAGGTTTTCAGGTAATGGAGTTTCCCTCACTCTTGGTCTTGATTCATTGCCCGGAACGCACCACCAATCGTTTCTACCAAACCAGAACATTCAACTCGGAAGAAGCATTGATATCGCGGAACCAAACGATttcgttggcgccatgaacactTCTTCATCTCCTCATAACTCTGCTGCTGCTGCATTTGAGAGTATTGGCATGCAGAATCCAAAGAGGTTTGCTGCACAATTGTTGCCAGACTTTGTGGCCTGA
- the LOC112784319 gene encoding BTB/POZ domain-containing protein At3g05675 produces MDPADKEEKTTHVIGDQPTSDVVVRLRTQEGRDDWLYCHSEILTKNCKYFADRLSENWPTCQILGSRHCVDVYCQELDFDYHVNLIRLLYVSIDDSGDDMWHGVRNALGILQVAVELECPQIVTACVNYLEAVAWEEAEEEEILRLVPRMGLQAEPILARLQPVSQSALTNIFVSAIRFATSSPPPEMNDLKSSAQEQLEYMITEDDDAPLLTADDNIRHEVIDCLNRLFSRFNNSVIAPFCDSAESLSEAGNIQLFLSYLTDLSWVSQILSKLEIMRELVEYWFDVSEKIVKVLEQGSSAKEVTEMKLRAIEVTSKVLEAIGYGSVILPTAKRLQILKVWLPFVRVTKPMIDSAIMNGEDGMVIKMDGELWQSLESSFVSIILALPSADQAEVLTEWLENECIRYPDLTEAFEVWCYRSKVAKRRLSLLGDDHAMTNSI; encoded by the exons ATGGATCCTGCT GATAAAGAAGAAAAGACTACCCATGTAATTGGGGATCAACCAACCAGTGATGTTGTGGTGAGGCTTCGCACACAGGAAGGTCGAGACGATTGGCTGTACTGCCACTCTGAGATTCTTACCAAAAATTGCAAGTATTTCGCCGACCGGCTATCTGAGAACTGGCCAACATGTCAGATCCTTGGTTCTCGTCACTGTGTCGATGTCTATTGCCAAGAATTGGATTTTGATTACCATGTGAATCTCATACGCCTTCTATACGTTAGCATTGATGATTCAGGTGACGATATGTGGCATGGTGTTAGAAATGCGCTCGGCATTCTTCAGGTGGCAGTTGAGCTTGAATGCCCGCAAATTGTTACTGCGTGTGTGAATTACTTAGAAGCAGTCGCATGGGAGGAGGCCGAGGAGGAGGAGATATTGAGACTCGTACCTCGAATGGGGTTACAAGCAGAGCCTATTCTAGCTAGACTTCAGCCGGTCAGCCAGTCAGCTTTGACAAACATCTTTGTCTCGGCTATTCGATTTGCCACATCATCTCCTCCACCCGAAATGAATGATCTTAAGTCTTCAGCGCAAGAGCAGCTCGAGTATATGATAACTGAAGATGATGATGCTCCTTTATTGACAGCTGATGACAACATAAGACACGAGGTCATAGACTGTTTAAACAGATTGTTCTCTAGGTTTAACAACTCAGTAATAGCTCCATTCTGTGATTCTGCAGAATCGCTCTCTGAGGCAGGGAATATTCAGTTGTTTCTGTCATATTTGACTGATTTGTCATGGGTCTCACAGATACTTAGTAAGTTGGAGATAATGAGAGAACTTGTTGAGTATTGGTTTGATGTATCAGAAAAGATTGTTAAGGTGCTTGAGCAAGGAAGTTCTGCCAAGGAAGTAACTGAGATGAAGCTCCGGGCAATTGAGGTCACATCAAAGGTTCTAGAGGCAATCGGGTATGGTAGTGTCATACTGCCAACTGCAAAACGGCTTCAGATTTTGAAAGTGTGGCTTCCATTTGTGAGGGTTACAAAACCGATGATCGATTCTGCCATAATGAATGGTGAAGATGGCATGGTGATTAAGATGGATGGAGAGCTATGGCAATCCCTAGAGTCTTCTTTTGTTTCCATTATTCTTGCGTTACCGTCTGCAGATCAGGCAGAGGTTTTAACTGAATGGTTGGAAAATGAGTGTATCCGGTATCCGGACCTAACTGAGGCATTTGAAGTATGGTGCTACAGGTCTAAGGTAGCTAAGAGAAGATTGTCATTGCTAGGGGATGATCATGCCATGACCAACTCCATTTGA